A stretch of DNA from Verrucomicrobiales bacterium:
ACGAGAGGAACGGCATGCGACGTTGCTTCCACGCCCTCGACATTCACCTCTTTGAGCTTCTCGATGTAGCCCAGGATATTCCCGAGTTGAGCTCCGAGAGTAGCCTCTTCTTCAGGACTGAGCTCCAGTCGCGCCAACCGCGCCACGTATTTGATATCAAAATCTCCGCCAGACATGGGGGTGAGCTTAGGTGAGCCCAGAAAGAGATCAAAGCGGAAACTGGCCTGACTTTCTCGGTGACAGCGGCCACGGAAGCACTACCTTCGAAGTAACAAATCACCATCTCGTCTATGACCACGATCCATCCTACCCTCACCTCGTTCCTCGCTGAAAAACCACTGAAAATGTTTATCGGTGGACGCTGGGTCGCCGCCCTTGGCGGAGGCACCTTCGAAACTCGTGACCCGGGTGACAACCGAGTTCTGGCGACGGTTGCAGCCGGACAGGCAGCCGATGTTGATCAAGCGGTCCAAGCCGCCCAACAGGCGTTTCGTAAGAGCGGTTGGGCCACCATGCCAGCCAACGAACGCGCCGTGCTCCTTCACCGTCTAGCGGATCTGGTGGATAAGAATCGGGAGATTCTGGCTCAGCTGGAGTCACTGGATGTGGGCAAGCCACTCACTGCGGCCATGGCGGGAGATGTTCCGAATGTCTCCGCCACCCTCCGATACTTCGCCGATCTCTCCGTGCACGCCCGACGCCGAGAGCCCATCGCTGTCTCCGGATTCGAAGCGCGTTCCGTCCGCGTTCCCTACGGCGTGTGCGGGTTCATCTTCCCCTGGAACTTTCCGCTCTTGCTGGTGGGATGGGGAATCTCTCCCGCCCTGGCGGCTGGCAATACGGTGGTGATCAAGCCCGCCGAAGATACGCCTCTGTCCACCCTCTACTTTGGGAGATTGGTAGAGGAGGCCGGCATTCCAGCCGGGGTGGTCAACATCATCACTGGACTGGGTGAAACGGCGGGCGCAGCGCTCTCGCGTCACCCCAGCATCAAACGCATGTCGTTCACCGGGTCACCGGAAGTAGGACGCCTGATCGGAGAAGCCTGCGGACGCAATCTGACCCCGGTGAAGTTGGAACTCGGCGGCA
This window harbors:
- a CDS encoding aldehyde dehydrogenase, whose protein sequence is MTTIHPTLTSFLAEKPLKMFIGGRWVAALGGGTFETRDPGDNRVLATVAAGQAADVDQAVQAAQQAFRKSGWATMPANERAVLLHRLADLVDKNREILAQLESLDVGKPLTAAMAGDVPNVSATLRYFADLSVHARRREPIAVSGFEARSVRVPYGVCGFIFPWNFPLLLVGWGISPALAAGNTVVIKPAEDTPLSTLYFGRLVEEAGIPAGVVNIITGLGETAGAALSRHPSIKRMSFTGSPEVGRLIGEACGRNLTPVKLELGGKGAAVVFDDVDIDATAKSLAGAITANTGQVCCTATRWIVQEKILDRLVARAAEALSAVRIGHEFDATTQMGPVVSEKQRQRVLGYLDRGQKEGAKLLLAGGIATVPGHEGGFYVKPALLTGSPDNIACREEIFGPVAYVMPFRDEDQAVELVNRSTYGLANSVWTANLDRANRVAEAMVAGNSWINAHNLFPHGVPYGGCNLSGMGGGVNSPETFYDYLRPQSVLRPLG
- the gatC gene encoding Asp-tRNA(Asn)/Glu-tRNA(Gln) amidotransferase subunit GatC, whose protein sequence is MSGGDFDIKYVARLARLELSPEEEATLGAQLGNILGYIEKLKEVNVEGVEATSHAVPLVNVTRPDVVTGSLSNAEALQNAPASGAGLFVVPKIVE